The nucleotide window CAACACGGAGCCCTCCAGCCGGGGCAGGACTGGGGCCAGAACACTCGCAGACATTAAAGCCCGTGCTTTGCAAGCCCGAGCCCAGCGAGAAGCTGCTACAGCCGCCATTGGAGGTGGGGGTGGCCCAGGTGGAGGGAGAAACACTGATGaaggaggtggtggaggagaaTCCAGCAGCCATACAGAGCACCGGAGATCAAAGAGAGCTCATGGAAAGCGTTCGTCAGATCTACAACGAACACAATTACTGTCGTCTCTCCATGTGAATGGAGAAAAGGCTAACTCTGAGGTGGCTGCTCAGGAGGCCAACAcaaattccttcctttcttcaagaCAAGACCCCTTTTCTTCAAAGAGCGAGGGAAGTGGTGATCTGGAACGCGCTGCAGGCACTAGCTCAGGGGAAGCTCAACCTGGTGATGGTTCACCTAGAAGGCAGTTCTGTGATGCTTTGACTGGGTCATCCTTAGACAGTGCAACTTctgagaggcaggaggagagcccTGAGCAGCTCCTCTGCGACCCAAGGACCGAAACCCCGTCTTGTGTTGCATCACAGGAGAGGCAAAGTACAAAGCTGAAATGCGTGATTCCTCCAGTGAACGGTCTGTCTTGTTCTCAGGTGCAGGGAGCTGTGATCAGTCCTACAGGAAAGAGGGTTGTGTCAGAATTCAAAGATGTTAGTGCTCCCGCTGTACAGTTGGATTATCATTCGGACACACAGGAAAATTCCTCCAATTGTCCTGCTCTCCTGCCAGAATTGTCATCAGGTGGTAAAGAATGCCATGAGCCAGAAATGGTATCTAGATTTAGATTTAATGGCTCTGAAACATTTGTGGAAAAATGTGTTGCTGATAGTGATAACTCCAAAATGGTGACTACTGGAGTGGAGAAAGCAGTCCCTGCACTGTATAACTTTGCACACctgcaggcagagaaagagagTGATGGCAAACTAAGTAATGAAGAACAGAATACAGAGTCTCTGGTGAAACCCTCTTTACATGATGACTTTATTTCTCAGAATAGGGTAGATACCTCTGAAAAACTTCTGCAGCTGAGGGAGAGGTGCCCTAGAACAGAACAAGAAGATGCGCATCAGCCACTGAGAGAGACTCAAGAGTTCAAGACAAACGGAAATGATGAAGTAGAGAGTACGCACAGTGAAACAACAGATACTGCTTCAGATTTTGAAGCTGATGTAGCTGATGAGAATGTAGAGATGGATATATGTTTCAGAAGTGTCAGCTGTAGGGAGGTGACTGGGAAAGACTCCTCCTGtcacagcagcactgagagaTGTGATAGGATTAGGTCAAAATCATCTGTGGAAACAGATAGTCTGGCCTGTGTTGTGGACTTCCCTGCAGTTGCAGCGATGAGCGCTGCACCTGCATCTCAGAGATGGGAACCACATGCACCGTTGCCCCAGAAAGCCAAGCAGCTGACAAGTTCTGCTCGGCCTGTATCCTCTGTTGAAACCAGCAACCCTTTGGTGATGCAGCTGCTTAAGGGGAACCTTCCATTGGAAGAAGTTCTCCCAGTATCTCATGGCAACATCAAGCTGGAAATCACACAGCCGCTGCTGGACAAGCAGTCAGAAAGCCTCTCCCTGCAAATGGAGAGAGGTAGCAGTTGCTATTTTGGCAAAGAATCTTCTCCAGATGTAGGAATAAAGATGAGTGCCCCAAGCAGGAGCGATGACTTCCACTCACTGAGATCTTCCATGGATCCCCCGGAAAAGAAGTGCGGATCAGGGGCAGCGTTACCTAGAGCAGAGGATGCGGAGGATCAATCTACTTCAGAAAAACATTCCAAAGTTGGCTCGACTTTAAGCTGCCAAGACCAACTGGCAAATGTGGCAAGTGCCTCTCAGAAGCCTGAAGATATGGCCCCCCgggaaagaacattttcttcctgtAGCTTTGAGGAGCAAAAGGAGTTGTCCAAGGTCCATCGGGTGCCACAGCACAACCCACTGACAAGTGTCATCACAAATAGGAGTCCAGAGAAGTTGAACGCCTCTACGGAGCCTCAGTTTTTATCTCCAACTGTAACTTCTCTTGGTCCAAATCAGACAGGAGGTACGTCAGTCAATAAAAATTATGTTGGAGTTCAAGGCAAAAAACTCTTTGGTTCTGGTTTTCCTTGCAACCCCAGCGTTAGACTACATCACTCCAGGGCTTTGGATCAAGTTTCAGCCATAGGAACCTTGTCCCCCAGCAAACAGATTCCTCTGAGCAAGAGCTGTGCATCAGGAGAAGGAATGCCAGCTGCAAGGGACGAATGGACTTCAAAGCAGCACACCGACACCCTGGGAGGAATAAAAAATGAGAATGTGCTGGCGTGTAGCAGCCCAGCCAAGAGTAACACAGAGAACCAGAAGGATGCAGCACAAAACCCTGTGGAGCTGACTGAGCATTTGCAAAGTATTCCACTTGTTATGGACTTgccattttttaagttttcaagggAACCAGGAAAAGGACACAATCACCCTTTGGAGCCTTCTTCCATACCCTCTCAGCTCAATATCAAGCAAGCATTTTATGGGAAGCTTTCTAAGCTGCAGCTTAATTCCACCAGCTTTAATTATTCATCCAGCACTCCAGCTTTTCCCAGAAGCCTTGCTGGAAGCATGATGCAGCTAACCCACAAAGCGAACTTTGCTGCAAACCATAATACGTCCCTTTCTGTGCAGATGTTTGCTGATAGCAGCAGTGTTGACGAGATATCGTTCAAGTGCTCGTGCAGCCTTAAAGCCATGATCATGTGTAAAGGCTGCGGGGCGTTTTGTCACGATGACTGTATAGGACCCTCTAAGCTTTGTGTATTGTGCCTTGTGGTGAGATAATAAATTATGGCCATGGGACAAATTGTATATTCAGTGTGTGTATTTTGATAACGACTGATCCTAAAACCTGTACACAAAATACTATTCTGTTTATAGTAGAAATGCTATTACACTTTGTTTTGGTGAGGAAAGTTGACTTGCCTTCCCACTAAAAGCTACAGTGCAAAACCCTTTCTTGCTCACGGTTACACTCCAATCTCGGTGGGCTGCGCCCCACTGGAGCGATCCTTCTGCTTCGTGCTATCGTGGAAATACTGATTGTGCTCTGGTACACGTGCTGAGGCTAACACCTGAGTGACAGGCAGTTTGCTGTGGCAATCCGTGGACCCTCTGTCAAGGAAATCTTTACATCCAAAGGAACTGGAACAGGGTGTTTTCTATTTCAGGGCTGCGCTAGGTGAGGCCCTACAGTCTTCCACTCTCCCCTTCTGCCATCTCCATTCTTGGTTTCTGTGGGAAGGACCGCTGTACAGTAAGTGTAAGCaaagagctgctctgcagtgacGGTTCTGTACAGTCTTTGGATGCTACAGCAGAACGTGGTGCCCAGTAAAGCACTCTGCAGGTGGCTGTAGAGCCATATACAGCTAACAGTATACTGGACGGAACCAACTTGGAGGATGCAagaagaagagttaaaaaaaaaaaaagtggcaggtGCCAACCGAATGCCTTCTGCTGGTCTGCAGGAAGATGTGTGGCGCAGGGAACTGTGTGCCTGGCTGAACTCTTGGACCAGCCGATGTGACTGCCTCTTTTGGCTGACTTGCCACAAACTAGTGTGAAATGTCGGAGGTTCCTAGAAGCTCGTTTACGTGGCCAGCAATCTCTGCATTGCAGCCCTGCAATGAGGACCTTAACGTGACAACATCTGACCACTTGCAAGCGTCTAGCTGTGCATCTGTGTGACGATCATCTAACATTTAAagcagtgttttttccttttttttatattttcattcttGGATGtataaagtgaattatttggCTCCTGTAAGTATCCTCTATGCATCTGTTTGATCATGTATTTATATGTTGTACACAGTACTGGCCAACTCTGTAAATGGATGTAATGTACATAGAACATaaagggttcttttttttttccttggattttCAGGCTCTACAGCAGTATTGCATTAAAGTGGTGTTAGTTATTAATCTGCATCTGTAGTCAGAGCCACTGTATTCTGTCTTGCCTAATGTGAGGCTCAACACGCAACGGTGTCTCTCGGTT belongs to Accipiter gentilis chromosome 14, bAccGen1.1, whole genome shotgun sequence and includes:
- the ASXL1 gene encoding polycomb group protein ASXL1 isoform X2, with the translated sequence MTPKQILQVIEAEGLKEMSGTSPLACLNAMLHSNSRGGDGLFYKLPGRISLFTLKKDALQWSRNLSVPEGEELEDTADAESCESNEASTVSGDNDVSLDETSSNASCSTESQSKGPAATRESYRTSSQTSKQKKKTGVMLPRVVLTPLKVNGAHMESASGFTGRHADGESSSTSSSSSSSLALCKATLRSRTEINRDPPQLLRGIRKPTAGQMKRNRGEDIDFETPGSILVNTNLRALINSRTFNALPSHFQQQLLYLLPEVDRQVGADGLMRLSGSALNNEFFTHAAQSWRERLADGEFTHEMQVRIRQEMEKEKRVEQWKEKFFEDYYGQKLGLTQEESQEQNLVQEDAENRTGMSVKGEARLPRGPSTRQRDGHFKKRSRADLRCRARRSLYKLREPEQTEASKETASVGPDSSLHKETKPEKDLKKDDLTSPSAAVLKPESAELHLSPETSKLHSKSEDLSLAAANRIPSLPQENSARESKDQKRKCFEEAASASFPEKKPRLEDRQSFRNTIESVHPEKPQPTKEEPKVPPIRIQLSRIKPPWVVKGQPAYQICPRIIPNTEPSSRGRTGARTLADIKARALQARAQREAATAAIGGGGGPGGGRNTDEGGGGGESSSHTEHRRSKRAHGKRSSDLQRTQLLSSLHVNGEKANSEVAAQEANTNSFLSSRQDPFSSKSEGSGDLERAAGTSSGEAQPGDGSPRRQFCDALTGSSLDSATSERQEESPEQLLCDPRTETPSCVASQERQSTKLKCVIPPVNGLSCSQVQGAVISPTGKRVVSEFKDVSAPAVQLDYHSDTQENSSNCPALLPELSSGGKECHEPEMVSRFRFNGSETFVEKCVADSDNSKMVTTGVEKAVPALYNFAHLQAEKESDGKLSNEEQNTESLVKPSLHDDFISQNRVDTSEKLLQLRERCPRTEQEDAHQPLRETQEFKTNGNDEVESTHSETTDTASDFEADVADENVEMDICFRSVSCREVTGKDSSCHSSTERCDRIRSKSSVETDSLACVVDFPAVAAMSAAPASQRWEPHAPLPQKAKQLTSSARPVSSVETSNPLVMQLLKGNLPLEEVLPVSHGNIKLEITQPLLDKQSESLSLQMERGSSCYFGKESSPDVGIKMSAPSRSDDFHSLRSSMDPPEKKCGSGAALPRAEDAEDQSTSEKHSKVGSTLSCQDQLANVASASQKPEDMAPRERTFSSCSFEEQKELSKVHRVPQHNPLTSVITNRSPEKLNASTEPQFLSPTVTSLGPNQTGGTSVNKNYVGVQGKKLFGSGFPCNPSVRLHHSRALDQVSAIGTLSPSKQIPLSKSCASGEGMPAARDEWTSKQHTDTLGGIKNENVLACSSPAKSNTENQKDAAQNPVELTEHLQSIPLVMDLPFFKFSREPGKGHNHPLEPSSIPSQLNIKQAFYGKLSKLQLNSTSFNYSSSTPAFPRSLAGSMMQLTHKANFAANHNTSLSVQMFADSSSVDEISFKCSCSLKAMIMCKGCGAFCHDDCIGPSKLCVLCLVVR
- the ASXL1 gene encoding polycomb group protein ASXL1 isoform X1, with the protein product MKEMKQRRKKERTWAEAARLVLENYSDAPMTPKQILQVIEAEGLKEMSGTSPLACLNAMLHSNSRGGDGLFYKLPGRISLFTLKKDALQWSRNLSVPEGEELEDTADAESCESNEASTVSGDNDVSLDETSSNASCSTESQSKGPAATRESYRTSSQTSKQKKKTGVMLPRVVLTPLKVNGAHMESASGFTGRHADGESSSTSSSSSSSLALCKATLRSRTEINRDPPQLLRGIRKPTAGQMKRNRGEDIDFETPGSILVNTNLRALINSRTFNALPSHFQQQLLYLLPEVDRQVGADGLMRLSGSALNNEFFTHAAQSWRERLADGEFTHEMQVRIRQEMEKEKRVEQWKEKFFEDYYGQKLGLTQEESQEQNLVQEDAENRTGMSVKGEARLPRGPSTRQRDGHFKKRSRADLRCRARRSLYKLREPEQTEASKETASVGPDSSLHKETKPEKDLKKDDLTSPSAAVLKPESAELHLSPETSKLHSKSEDLSLAAANRIPSLPQENSARESKDQKRKCFEEAASASFPEKKPRLEDRQSFRNTIESVHPEKPQPTKEEPKVPPIRIQLSRIKPPWVVKGQPAYQICPRIIPNTEPSSRGRTGARTLADIKARALQARAQREAATAAIGGGGGPGGGRNTDEGGGGGESSSHTEHRRSKRAHGKRSSDLQRTQLLSSLHVNGEKANSEVAAQEANTNSFLSSRQDPFSSKSEGSGDLERAAGTSSGEAQPGDGSPRRQFCDALTGSSLDSATSERQEESPEQLLCDPRTETPSCVASQERQSTKLKCVIPPVNGLSCSQVQGAVISPTGKRVVSEFKDVSAPAVQLDYHSDTQENSSNCPALLPELSSGGKECHEPEMVSRFRFNGSETFVEKCVADSDNSKMVTTGVEKAVPALYNFAHLQAEKESDGKLSNEEQNTESLVKPSLHDDFISQNRVDTSEKLLQLRERCPRTEQEDAHQPLRETQEFKTNGNDEVESTHSETTDTASDFEADVADENVEMDICFRSVSCREVTGKDSSCHSSTERCDRIRSKSSVETDSLACVVDFPAVAAMSAAPASQRWEPHAPLPQKAKQLTSSARPVSSVETSNPLVMQLLKGNLPLEEVLPVSHGNIKLEITQPLLDKQSESLSLQMERGSSCYFGKESSPDVGIKMSAPSRSDDFHSLRSSMDPPEKKCGSGAALPRAEDAEDQSTSEKHSKVGSTLSCQDQLANVASASQKPEDMAPRERTFSSCSFEEQKELSKVHRVPQHNPLTSVITNRSPEKLNASTEPQFLSPTVTSLGPNQTGGTSVNKNYVGVQGKKLFGSGFPCNPSVRLHHSRALDQVSAIGTLSPSKQIPLSKSCASGEGMPAARDEWTSKQHTDTLGGIKNENVLACSSPAKSNTENQKDAAQNPVELTEHLQSIPLVMDLPFFKFSREPGKGHNHPLEPSSIPSQLNIKQAFYGKLSKLQLNSTSFNYSSSTPAFPRSLAGSMMQLTHKANFAANHNTSLSVQMFADSSSVDEISFKCSCSLKAMIMCKGCGAFCHDDCIGPSKLCVLCLVVR
- the ASXL1 gene encoding polycomb group protein ASXL1 isoform X3, with translation MRLSGSALNNEFFTHAAQSWRERLADGEFTHEMQVRIRQEMEKEKRVEQWKEKFFEDYYGQKLGLTQEESQEQNLVQEDAENRTGMSVKGEARLPRGPSTRQRDGHFKKRSRADLRCRARRSLYKLREPEQTEASKETASVGPDSSLHKETKPEKDLKKDDLTSPSAAVLKPESAELHLSPETSKLHSKSEDLSLAAANRIPSLPQENSARESKDQKRKCFEEAASASFPEKKPRLEDRQSFRNTIESVHPEKPQPTKEEPKVPPIRIQLSRIKPPWVVKGQPAYQICPRIIPNTEPSSRGRTGARTLADIKARALQARAQREAATAAIGGGGGPGGGRNTDEGGGGGESSSHTEHRRSKRAHGKRSSDLQRTQLLSSLHVNGEKANSEVAAQEANTNSFLSSRQDPFSSKSEGSGDLERAAGTSSGEAQPGDGSPRRQFCDALTGSSLDSATSERQEESPEQLLCDPRTETPSCVASQERQSTKLKCVIPPVNGLSCSQVQGAVISPTGKRVVSEFKDVSAPAVQLDYHSDTQENSSNCPALLPELSSGGKECHEPEMVSRFRFNGSETFVEKCVADSDNSKMVTTGVEKAVPALYNFAHLQAEKESDGKLSNEEQNTESLVKPSLHDDFISQNRVDTSEKLLQLRERCPRTEQEDAHQPLRETQEFKTNGNDEVESTHSETTDTASDFEADVADENVEMDICFRSVSCREVTGKDSSCHSSTERCDRIRSKSSVETDSLACVVDFPAVAAMSAAPASQRWEPHAPLPQKAKQLTSSARPVSSVETSNPLVMQLLKGNLPLEEVLPVSHGNIKLEITQPLLDKQSESLSLQMERGSSCYFGKESSPDVGIKMSAPSRSDDFHSLRSSMDPPEKKCGSGAALPRAEDAEDQSTSEKHSKVGSTLSCQDQLANVASASQKPEDMAPRERTFSSCSFEEQKELSKVHRVPQHNPLTSVITNRSPEKLNASTEPQFLSPTVTSLGPNQTGGTSVNKNYVGVQGKKLFGSGFPCNPSVRLHHSRALDQVSAIGTLSPSKQIPLSKSCASGEGMPAARDEWTSKQHTDTLGGIKNENVLACSSPAKSNTENQKDAAQNPVELTEHLQSIPLVMDLPFFKFSREPGKGHNHPLEPSSIPSQLNIKQAFYGKLSKLQLNSTSFNYSSSTPAFPRSLAGSMMQLTHKANFAANHNTSLSVQMFADSSSVDEISFKCSCSLKAMIMCKGCGAFCHDDCIGPSKLCVLCLVVR